In Nomia melanderi isolate GNS246 chromosome 5, iyNomMela1, whole genome shotgun sequence, a single genomic region encodes these proteins:
- the LOC116424809 gene encoding protein GVQW3-like, with protein sequence MRTSVSEQQTKKQVQVGEEKKKMEKLEHRAVIKFLTIEGLTPNQIKERMDNVYSDSASSYSLIKNWSKLFRWGRESIEDDPRSSRPVNEAIPENVKLVEEIVLSNRRLKTKEIAKRATLSKTTVLRILHDHLGMSKISARCVKWISKVLSSQ encoded by the exons ATGCGAACATCAGTTTCCGAGCAACAGACGAAAAAGCAAGTGCAAGTTGgcgaggagaagaaaaaaatggaaaaacttgAACATCGTGcggtaattaaatttttaactatAGAAGGATTAACGCCAAACCAGATCAAGGAAAGGATGGATAATGTTTATAGCGACTCTGCATCGTCGTACAGTCTGATCAAAAATTGGTCGAAGTTATTTCGTTGGGGAAGAGAGTCAATCGAAGATGACCCACGCAGTAGTCGACCGGTTAACGAGGCCATACCAGAAAACGTGAAGTTAGTGGAGGAAATTGTTCTGAGTAATCGTCGATTAAAGACGAAGGAAATTGCAAAAAGGGCAACGCTTTCCAAGACAACTGTTCTTCGTATCCTTCATGACCATCTAGGAATGTCAAAAATTAGTGCACG CTGTGTGAAGTGGATAAGCAAGGTGTTATCAAGTCAATAG